Proteins co-encoded in one Fusarium fujikuroi IMI 58289 draft genome, chromosome FFUJ_chr06 genomic window:
- a CDS encoding related to protein involved in ribosomal RNA processing, component of the exosome complex responsible, with amino-acid sequence MASDAVFVLPGDIIDPSLIPSHAKKPLRLGPGLRHVPPNDIVPTLAGQLVTDRQKNAIRVENARGKYTPRVGELVIGTVQRSAADLFYVTLSDYTAPALLPQLSFEGATKKTRPQLIAGALVYARIALANRHMDPEIECVSSSTGKSEGLGPLTGGMLYTVSLGMARRLMMPKSVQEGRIVVLEELGNAGLQFETATGRNGKFWVDSENVKTVIAVGRAVLETDERRLDVEEQKKLVRKIIKDLS; translated from the exons atggcatctgATGCGGTGTTCGTACTGCCAGGCGATATCATTGATCCATCTCTTATCCCTTCACACGCTAAGAAGCCTCTGCGGCTCGGTCCTGGCCTACGACATGTGCCTCCCAACGACATCGTTCCCACACTTGCTGGCCAACTTGTAACTGATCGACAAAAGAATGCAATTCGTGTAGAGAATGCTCGAGGAAAG TATACCCCTCGCGTCGGTGAGCTCGTCATCGGGACCGTCCAGCGCAGCGCCGCCGACTTATTCTACGTTACTCTCTCCGACTATACCGCGCCTGCTCTTCTACCACAACTTTCTTTTGAGGGCGCCACAAAGAAGACCCGTCCTCAGCTTATCGCGGGTGCACTTGTGTACGCACGGATTGCTCTCGCCAACCGGCACATGGACCCAGAGATTGAATGCgtatcttcttcaacaggaAAATCCGAGGGTCTAGGCCCTCTAACAGGCGGAATGCTCTACACCGTGTCACTTGGAATGGCTCGACGTCTGATGATGCCCAAGAGTGTGCAAGAAGGCCGGATTGTGGTGTTGGAAGAGCTCGGCAACGCAGGCCTTCAATTTGAGACAGCTACAGGACGCAATGGCAAGTTCTGGGTTGATAGTGAGAATGTGAAAACGGTCATTGCTGTTGGGAGGGCAGTACTGGAGACTGATGAGAGGAGATTAGATGTCGAagaacagaagaagcttgtcaGGAAAATCATCAAAGACCTAAGCTGA
- a CDS encoding probable heat shock protein HSP70 (regulator protein involved in pleiotropic drug resistance), with protein sequence MSDNAGAKGPEPGDRVAIGITFGNSNSSIAYTVDDKAEVIANEDGDRQIPTVLSYVDGDEYYGGQAKNFLVRNPDNTIANFRDFLGQEFKSIDPTHSHASAHPKDVSGTVAFSVKDKSEEETSTVSVSEATTRYLRRLVGSASDYLGKKVTSAVVTVPTNFTEKQREALIKAANDADIEILQLISDPVAAVLAYDARPEAKIEDKIIVVADLGGTRSDVAVVASRGGLYTILATAHDYEFAGVHLDNALMDHFAKEFQKKHSIDPRNNTRSLAKLRLESEATKRALSLGSNAQFSVESLADGFDFSVTINRIRYEMVARKVFEGFNRLIEGVVKKAGLDVLDIDEVILSGGTAHTPRIANNLRGIFPETTEIQAPATSVSAINPSELLARGAALQASLIQEYEAADIEQSTHPAVTTVKHISNAIGVITVGADGEDVFTPIIAPETAAPARRTIHIPAPKEGGDVLIKIVEGNTHIKVTKPEPKAKEENGDKDEDDSDFDDSDEEEEETREKIWKIGNPLAEAAIKGVKAGGKVEVTINVLADLGVTVTAREVGGKGGVRGNI encoded by the exons ATGAGTGACAACGCTGGAGCCAAGGGCCCTGAGCCTGGCGATCGAGTTGCCATTGGTATTACCTTTGGTAACTCCAACAGTTCCATTGCCTATACTGTTGACGACAAGGCCGAGGTTATTGCCAACGAGGATGGAG ACCGACAAATTCCCACCGTTCTGTCTTACGTTGACGGCGATGAGTACTACGGCGGACAGGCCAAGAACTTCCTCGTTCGCAACCCCGATaacaccatcgccaacttCCGGGACTTCCTCGGCCAAGA ATTCAAGTCCATCGACCCTACCCACTCTCACGCCTCCGCCCACCCCAAGGATGTTTCCGGCACCGTTGCTTTTTCTGTCAAGGACAAgagcgaggaagagacttCGACTGTTTCTGTTTCAGAGGCCACTACTCGATACCTGCGACGCCTTGTGGGTTCTGCTTCCGACTACcttggcaagaaggtcaCCTCTGCCGTTGTTACCGTCCCCACAAACTTCACCGAGAAGCAGCGAGAGGCTCTGATCAAGGCCGCCAACGACGCCGACATCGAGATCCTCCAGCTTATTTCTGACCCTGTCGCCGCTGTTCTGGCTTACGATGCCCGTCCtgaggccaagatcgaggataAGATTATTGTTGTTGCCGACCTTGGTGGCACTCGCTCAGATGTTGCCGTTGTCGCTTCGCGAGGTGGTCTTTACACGATCCTCGCCACTGCTCACGATTACGAGTTTGCTGGTGTTCATTTGGACAATGCCCTTATGGATCACTTTGCTAAGGAATTCCAAAAGAAGCACAGCATTGACCCCCGAAACAACACTCGCAGTCTTGCAAAGCTTCGACTTGAGTCCGAGGCTACCAAGCGAGCTCTGAGCCTGGGCAGCAACGCTCAGTTCAGCGTCGAGAGCTTGGCGGATGGTTTCGATTTTTCTGTTACTATCAACAGGATACGATACGAGATGGTTGCCCGCAAGGTATTCGAGGGCTTCAACCGACTCATCGAGGGtgttgtcaagaaggccGGCCTCGATGTTCTTGACATTGACGAGGTTATTCTGTCAGGAGGTACTGCCCACACCCCTCGTATCGCTAACAACCTCCGTGGTATCTTCCCTGAGACTACCGAGATTCAAGCTCCCGCCACGAGCGTGTCCGCCATCAACCCTTCTGAGCTCCTTGCTCGTGGTGCTGCCCTCCAGGCCTCTTTGATCCAGGAGTACGAGGCCGCCGATATCGAGCAGTCCACTCACCCTGCTGTCACCACTGTCAAGCACATCTCCAATGCTATTGGTGTTATCACCGTGGGTGCTGACGGCGAGGATGTCTTCACCCCCATCATTGCCCCTGAGACCGCCGCCCCTGCCCGTCGCACTATCCATATTCCCGCTCCTAAGGAAGGTGGCGATGTTCTTATTAAGATTGTTGAGGGTAACACCCACATCAAGGTCACCAAGCCTGAGCCTAAGGCTAAGGAAGAGAATGgagacaaggatgaggacgactCCGATTTTGATGActctgatgaagaggaagaggagacccgggagaagatctggaagatCGGCAACCCTCTTGCCGAGGCCGCCATCAAGGGCGTCAAGGCTGGTGGCAAGGTCGAAGTCACGATCAATGTTCTAGCCGATCTCGGCGTTACGGTTACAGCCCGGGAAGTTGGCGGTAAGGGTGGTGTGCGAGGAAACATCTAA